A part of Drosophila bipectinata strain 14024-0381.07 chromosome 3L, DbipHiC1v2, whole genome shotgun sequence genomic DNA contains:
- the LOC108126308 gene encoding uncharacterized protein: MDESSAVKADDSQILEPDVMDVSMEVEINEFEKPDIADMLLKNPDITETGLDKTTNSPNPVLGKSDSSESEISVPEDEAASRSDSDVEMLSAKSGANQLSSAGKETPSRKARRTKERPTPYDQPQPKLNWKLNLRILISNLYMKSEQRLPGACVPKCLHNSPQCVDKHRCSMLPDAPNFIAVQALRTTLHGQHYDTFLDILETMVLQCVYPGEGVFDRLIDMTMILIAKDISVKELAETYNKLIRTFYLLVDAFPPCWTALRPYYLNFLGIKKPSLREKRSNSETPQKMQFYLDLLEENLRQCNEEEIRENTKFYERFVFNFSEEEDANMSQETVFLRHVQQYDWLSGKLCLDDFKKMSSSVQLARLCDVLNMLTWVLEYEFLTWLEHNRLRQSESEMFQEDTRPFVAIVFQMTASTRLTDIVKQVMKLYGIAAAKSMYPERLRILQRLISLIVEVSNTAELKYVDNAVIYPNLGPQTRLLISDFFKIFKSQNPKHISTYLKIIPQLDHPYLRFEFTDHFLQLFYFPKKLPFCPEKVCKEFTDRNWLKYKPKSEIEEEEQDELLSREDYLRILLNALVDYDKWMNLAGFWKCLKNKQSIMPLQTRTSSTLATPVGMITGGQGKVFMLDEMEKEVHTWKKRMNTKMILGRPEVHLPVARINVSKMCLRYGDDVRNLRHLRRVLINGIQKELDVADWLTYLDRVLGEEDPISHPASAAESDSSS; this comes from the exons ATGGACGAAAGTTCCGCTGTCAAGGCTGACGATAGTCAGATTCTGGAACCTGACGTCATGGACGTATCAATGGAGGTGGAAATTAATGAATTTGAGAAGCCAGACATAGCAGACATGCTTCTCAAAAATCCAGACATCACTGAAACTGGGCTcgataaaacaacaaatagtCCCAACCCAGTGCTCGGTAAGTCAGATAGCTCAGAATCAGAGATATCTGTACCGGAGGATGAGGCTGCATCCCGTTCAGACTCCGATGTGGAAATGCTTTCCGCCAAATCCGGTGCAAACCAACTCAGCAGTGCCGGAAAGGAGACCCCTTCTAGGAAAGCCCGAAGGACAAAGGAACGCCCCACTCCTTACGATCAACCGCAACCGAAGCTCAACTGGAAATTGAATCTGCGCATCCTGATCTCGAATCTGTACATGAAAAGCGAGCAGCGCCTGCCAGGAGCATGTGTCCCGAAGTGTCTTCACAACTCGCCGCAGTGCGTCGATAAGCACCGCTGTTCAATGCTTCCAGATGCCCCTAACTTTATAGCCGTGCAGGCCTTGCGGACTACGCTACATGGCCAGCACTATGATACATTTCTAGACATCCTCGAGACTATGGTGTTGCAGTGCGTCTACCCCGGCGAAGGAGTATTCGATAGACTCATAGATATGACAATG ATCCTTATTGCTAAAGACATCAGCGTCAAAGAGTTGGCCGAAACCTACAATAAGCTTATCCGCACCTTCTACCTTCTGGTCGACGCGTTTCCACCCTGCTGGACAGCCCTACGTCCGTATTACCTCAATTTCTTGGGAATCAAGAAGCCTTCTTTGCGTGAAAAGCGGTCCAACTCGGAGACTCCGCAAAAAATGCAGTTCTATCTGGATCTCCTTGAGGAGAACCTGAGACAGTGTAATGAAGAAGAAATCCGCGAAAATACCAAGTTCTACGAACGATTCGTGTTCAACTTCTCCGAGGAGGAAGATGCCAATATGTCGCAGGAAACGGTGTTCCTCAGGCATGTCCAGCAGTACGACTGGTTGAGTGGCAAGCTCTGTTTGGATGATTTTAAGAAAATGTCGTCATCGGTTCAGCTGGCCCGCCTTTGCGACGTCCTGAACATGCTGACGTGGGTGCTGGAGTATGAGTTCCTGACCTGGTTGGAGCACAACCGGCTGCGACAGTCGGAGTCTGAGATGTTTCAGGAAGACACCAGGCCCTTCGTTGCGATTGTGTTTCAAATGACGGCCAGCACGCGTCTCACTGACATCGTGAAGCAGGTGATGAAGTTGTACGGCATAGCAGCCGCCAAATCCATGTACCCCGAACGCCTCAGAATTCTACAG CGCCTCATCTCCCTCATAGTGGAAGTGAGCAACACGGCCGAGCTTAAGTATGTTGACAACGCTGTGATCTATCCCAACTTGGGCCCGCAGACTCGATTATTGATAAGCgactttttcaaaatattcaaatctCAAAACCCCAAGCACATAAGCACATACCTCAAGATTATCCCCCAGCTGGATCACCCATACCTTCGCTTTGAGTTCACGGACCACTTTCTCCAACTGTTTTACTTCCCAAAGAAGCTTCCGTTCTGTCCGGAAAAGGTGTGTAAAGAGTTCACCGACCGTAATTGGCTAAAGTATAAGCCAAAGAGCGAGATTGAAGAAGAGGAGCAGGACGAACTGCTGTCCCGCGAGGATTACCTGAGGATTCTGTTGAATGCCCTGGTGGATTATGACAAGTGGATGAACCTGGCTGGCTTCTGGAAGTGCCTGAAGAACAAGCAGTCCATAATGCCACTCCAAACCAGGACCTCGAGTACTTTGGCCACTCCGGTGGGTATGATAACCGGCGGCCAGGGCAAGGTCTTTATGCTGGATGAGATGGAGAAGGAGGTGCACACGTGGAAGAAGCGCATGAACACCAAGATGATATTGGGCAGGCCCGAAGTGCACCTACCAGTGGCCAGGATCAACGTGTCCAAGATGTGTCTCCGCTATGGCGACGATGTGCGCAACCTGCGACATCTGCGACGAGTCCTGATAAATGGTATCCAGAAGGAGCTGGATGTGGCTGATTGGCTGACCTACCTCGACAGGGTCCTGGGCGAAGAGGACCCCATTTCGCATCCCGCTTCCGCGGCCGAATCCGACTCTTCGTCTTGA
- the LOC108126237 gene encoding uncharacterized protein — translation MLAHPFPIKSEAYPETAEKSESGKAKVSSYFLQEPYGPNTYSFGYDIYDPQTKNTQFREEKRFVNGSIQGSYGYARPDGKIEVTSYTADEDNGYSAKSQTFQKEDDKLKAAWPTQRPYILLERDRIDAPGNVTLDPNSNLNVSVSQVTQHVAQQLKDQHGLDLNHIDVSKDVLKPAVLDVIQGKAPAKVQPVQNVIPPQFPIVPFMLPTDQETPKVTTDSPSTVEPKKSDSSKYNKAKTNNDEKSPQVEETEAEKEARLPPPRPLANSSSSHDSWQHRTVEANRREFLANLPNLSEGRP, via the exons ATGTTGGCCCATCCATTTCCCATAAAAAGTGAAGCATATCCAGAGACAGCTGAAAAAAGCGAATCTGGAAAAGCCAAAGTGAGCAGTTACTTTCTGCAGGAGCCTTACG GACCCAACACCTATTCCTTTGGATACGATATATATGACCCTCAAACCAAAAACACTCAGTTTCGAGAGGAGAAACGGTTTGTTAATGGCAGTATCCAGGGAAGCTACGGATATGCAAGACCTGATGGAAAAATTGAGGTCACTAGCTACACAGCGGATGAGGATAATGGCTATTCCGCAAAATCCCAGACTTTCCAAAAGGAAGACGATAAACTAAAGGCAGCCTGGCCGACTCAACGCCCTTATATTCTTCTTGAAAGGGACAGGATCGATGCCCCTGGGAATGTTACTTTGGATCCCAATAGCAATCTCAATGTGAGTGTCTCCCAAGTGACACAGCATGTAGCACAGCAGCTCAAGGATCAGCACGGCCTGGATCTGAACCACATCGATGTTAGCAAGGATGTCCTGAAACCAGCTGTCTTGGATGTGATCCAGGGCAAGGCTCCCGCGAAAGTCCAGCCAGTTCAGAACGTAATCCCCCCGCAGTTTCCAATAGTCCCCTTCATGCTACCAACCGATCAGGAAACCCCGAAGGTCACCACAGATTCCCCATCCACTGTGGAGCCCAAAAAATCCGATAGTTCCAAGTAtaacaaagccaaaacaaataaTGACGAAAAGTCCCCGCAAGTCGAGGAGACGGAGGCGGAGAAAGAGGCCCGGCTGCCGCCGCCCAGGCCACTGGCTAATAGCAGTTCCAGCCACGATAGTTGGCAGCACCGAACCGTTGAGGCTAATCGTCGTGAGTTCCTGGCCAATTTGCCCAACCTAAGTGAGGGCAGGCCATAA
- the LOC108126253 gene encoding uncharacterized protein produces MKKRRITRPVGDPQLGDRGVDVLATRFGFRIALQTEAQKQQACHARLLKDLVAPLLALIAGFGMIGTSAAVGYSYTRFEGPVVGPEHLVTVHDGRTVDYVARPEYSFAYGVEDGKSRVLQNRKETRNGDEVRGVYSVVDPDGTLRVVKYTADDANGFQAEVITNGVKTLHGHGAEGDAGAGGGGGGVVDNQVRHDSSEGEEEDEEEASPHRGGNQYQVHEEYDEGEGDGKGGEKDEEGEEGEGGGDHQEYEGSSEEGYEEAEAHSQQEESGEDY; encoded by the exons ATGAAGAAGCGACGCATAACCCGCCCGGTTGGGGATCCACAGCTTGGAGATAGAGGAGTAGATGTTTTGGCAACCCGTTTTGGCTTCCGCATTGCGTTGCAAACAGAAGCACAGAAGCAGCAGGCTTGCCACGCGCGGCTCCTCAAAGATTTGGTGGCACCCCTGCTGGCGCTAATTGCTGGATTCGGAATGATCGGCACAAGCGCCGCCGTTGGATATTCCTACACGCGGTTCGAGGGTCCGGTGGTGGGGCCAGAGCACCTGGTCACCGTCCACGACGGACGCACCGTCGACTATGTGGCCCGGCCCGAGTACAGCTTCGCCTATGGCGTCGAAGATGGCAAGTCGCGCGTGCTGCAGAATCGCAAGGAGACGCGCAATGGCGACGAGGTGCGCGGCGTCTACAG CGTAGTCGATCCGGATGGCACCTTGCGTGTGGTTAAATACACGGCCGACGATGCCAACGGCTTCCAGGCGGAGGTGATCACGAATGGAGTGAAAACACTACATGGCCACGGAGCAGAGGGGGACGCcggagctggaggaggaggtggaggagttGTGGACAACCAGGTGCGACATGACAGCTCCGAGGGagaggaggaggatgaggaggaggctTCACCACATCGTGGAGGAAATCAGTACCAAGTTCACGAGGAGTACGATGAGGGGGAAGGCGACGGAAAGGGGGGCGAAAAGGACGAGGAGGGGGAGGAGGGAGAGGGAGGAGGAGACCATCAGGAGTACGAGGGAAGCAGCGAGGAGGGATACGAGGAGGCCGAAGCTCACAGTCAGCAGGAGGAGAGCGGCGAGGACTACTAG
- the LOC108126444 gene encoding cuticle protein 8 produces MKYFVAIAMLIAAAQAVPIELGHYAPALVHHAPVLAHAVHAEPVAYPKYAFNYGIKDPHTGDIKSQAEERDGDVVKGHYSLVEPDGSVRTVDYTADDHNGFNAVVHKTAPKIIAHAPVVHAAPVLAHAPLLHHY; encoded by the exons ATGAAG TACTTTGTTGCCATCGCTATGCTGATCGCCGCCGCTCAGGCCGTTCCCATTGAGCTGGGACACTATGCTCCGGCGCTGGTGCATCATGCGCCCGTTCTGGCGCACGCTGTTCACGCCGAGCCGGTGGCCTATCCCAAGTACGCCTTCAACTACGGCATCAAGGATCCCCACACCGGAGACATTAAGTCGCAGGCTGAGGAGCGTGACGGTGATGTTGTGAAGG GCCACTACTCTCTGGTTGAGCCCGATGGTTCCGTGCGCACCGTCGACTACACCGCCGATGACCACAACGGTTTCAATGCCGTCGTCCACAAGACCGCCCCCAAGATCATCGCCCACGCGCCAGTGGTGCATGCCGCCCCCGTGCTCGCACACGCCCCCCTCCTGCACCATTACTAA